Sequence from the Bacillus sp. BGMRC 2118 genome:
CATCTGTAAGTAATTTAGTCACATCCAGGCCAGTCATTTCTTTGAGCGGCTCTTGGATTTGAGCCATTGTTTGAGTGATGGATTTTCCAAATGAACTTACACCTTTTCCATCACCTGTATCGATAATTTTCACGGATTCAATATTTGATAGAGGTGCTGCAATTTCCCGAGCATATAAAGGTAACATTTCAATAAGCTTTTCAATAATGATGACTTCTCCATGTTCAGCGATTGCTTGAGCTAGTAATCTCTTCGCTTCCGCTTCGGCTTTACCTTTACGTTCAATTACTTCAGCCTCAACTAAACCTTCTTTACGCTTAATTTCTGCTTTTGTATCACCATCAATTTTTGCTTTATTTGCTTCCGCTTCCGCTTTTTTCGTTGTTTCATAATAATCTGCATCCGCTTTTGCTTTTCTAACCTTTGCTTCTTCTTCTTCAAGTTTAACCTGGCGTTCACGCTCTAAATGCTTTATACGCAGTTCTTCTTCTTTGCGTTGAGCTTCTAATTTTAGCGTTTCTTCCTGTACTTTTTTATCCAGAATCGTTTTCTCTAAGGCGTAGGCCTGTTCTGATTTTGCTCTAGCTCGTTCTGTTTCTTCCTTATTTGCCGCTTCCTTCAGATCCACTTCTTTTCTCGTTTCGGATATTTCAATTTGGCGTTGGTATTCTTGTTCTTTCGCCTCTTTATCTGCTTCAGCACGTTTGATACGCGTAATCTTATCAGACTCTGCTTCTGCTGTTTCAGCTAATTGACGTACATGTGCAATTCGAGGACGCCCAAGATTCTCCAAGTAGCCATTCGTTTCATCAGCATCACGAAGGTCAGTGAGTCCTAATGAGGTAATTTTGAAACCCATTTCATCTAGCTGCTTTTGAGCAATTTTCTGAACATCTGCATTAAATTTTTCTCGGTCTTCATTAATTTCCTCAACTGTTAATTTAGATAAGATAGCTCGAAGATTCGCATTTAAGACTTCCGAAATTTCACTTTCAATTTCATTTTGCTTCTTTCCTAGAAATTGTTCTGCATAAATCGCAATTCCTTTAAGTGTATCTGCTACTTTTACCATGGCTACAGCATCTGCCACAATCGGAACACCTCCAGAAGTGTATACACGAGGTGTAGTTAACTTTAGCTGGAAGGATGTCAAATCAACAGGAGTGTGTGTTTGATGCATGCGTAGTAAATGTCCGCCACCTCTAATAATTTTCATTGAACGGCCTTCTTCATCGGTGAAAATATTTGTTTCTTTATCTGGGTTTCCTAGCTTAGGTCCTGCAATAATCAGTGCTTGGTTTGATTTAGCAGTCTTGTAGCGAAGCTTCATGTAAAACCACCAGAAAATCCCCCCAATCCCAGCTAAAACAAGTACTGGAATAAGAAACATTAAAAATTTTAATAACTCCATAATCATTCTCCTCTCTAAAAATAAAGAATATTACAAATAATAAAAACAGATAGCTCCATTATTACATATAAAGGAAGATTTGAATATTGTTTAGACGCTTGCAAGCTCTATATGTGTATTACGAAACAATTGAAAAAAAGTTTCAATCGTCTATATGTCCATAAAAAAAAGAAAGGTTAAGTAACCTTCCTTAAGCCTTTCCCTTCGATAATATCTTGAATACCTTCTTCACAAACACCGTAGGATCGCCATGAACAAGTCTCACACACTGTCTGAATATCAGAAGGAACAACAGATTTTCGTATATGAGCCTCGATGTCTTCCCATGCAATAATTTGTCCAATTTCAAGTCCGATTCGTTGAAGAATGATGGCATCTCGCTCAAAAATGTTCTCATCTAGACAGTGATATTCTCCAGAGTTTGGGTACTTTTCACATAACTGGTCAGGACCTTTTACCAACTGTACTTTTAACTTTGGGTTTTCTCTTAACTTTTGGTGGATATGAGTCATATTCTCGACGTACTCCTCAGAATAACCCATTCCTCGATAGCCTAAAAGGCAAAAAAGATGATGACCTCGAAGCTTATACATAACATCCTCCAATCTAAATCATTCTTAATGTAAACCTTGCTTGTATAACAGTTAACAATCTATCACTAATTTTAACACACCATGTATGAAAACTAGAATAGTAGAAGAAGTCTTAGGGCCCTTTTTTTATCATTCAGCATTTATTCGTTGACAAAAATTAGTTAGGACTATAAATTTTGTATTAAGGAAACTTTTTGTTGTTTGTGCATAAGTTGTTTGTATAGGAAAATGACTTTTTTTTAATTTAAAAGTTGCGCTAGGTAAAAACTTGTTTCCTAGGACAAATGAGGAGGTAAGAGATGATGAAAATGTTTTGTAGCTTTTTAATCTTGTTTGGTTTGATTATTACAGGGTGTTCATCACCTACTGTTACAGAGGAAGAAAAGGATGTAATTACGGTAACGACCACAACAGGACAAATCAAAGATGCTGTTATGAATGTTGGGGGAGAGCATGTTGAAGTGGAGTCATTAATGGGGCCGGGAGTGGATCCCCATCTTTATCAAGCATCACAAGGAGATATCCGTAAACTTACGGAGGCTGAGATTATTTTCTATAACGGACTTCATTTAGAAGGGAAAATGGGTGAAATCTTTGAAAAGATGTCTAAAGATAAACCAACAGTACCAATAGGTGAAAGAATTCCAAAAGACAATTTAATTGCAGGGGACTCAGGCTATTCTGATCCACATATATGGTTTGATATTGATCATTGGATTCTAGTAGTGGAAGCAATTGAGGAAGAGTTATCTGAGCTGTCACCAGAGCATGAAGAACAATTTAAGAAAAATGCTACAAATTATATTGAGGAACTAAAGGAACTGAAGCAATATGCTACTGACCAAATGAACTCCATTCCAAGTGAACAAAAGATCCTAGTCACAGCACATGATGCATTTGCTTATTTCGGAAATGCATACTCCATGGAAGTGAGAGGACTTCAAGGTCTTAGCACTGATTCAGAATATGGATTGAAAGACGTACAGGACTTAGTGGATTTACTTGTAGACCGACAAATCAAATCAGTATTTATTGAAACGAGTATCTCGGAACGTTCGATTCAGGCAATTGTTGAAGGTGCCATGAAAAAAGGGCACACAGTTCGGATTGGTGGAGAGTTGTTCAGTGATGCAATGGGGGATAGTGGAACAGAAGAAGGCACGTATATAGGGATGTATAAACATAACGTTGATACGATTGTTGAAGCATTGAAGTAGGAGGAGACAGAATGGAACCAATTAAAGTTGAAAATGTAACAGTTGCTTATAGAAAAAAGCCAGTATTACAGGATATTAGCTTTACTGTACCTGAAGGAAAGTTAATTGGAATTATTGGTCCAAATGGAGCGGGGAAATCAACATTGATTAAGGCAATGCTAGGATTAGTCCCGAAGGCATCAGGAATGGTATCCATCTATGATAAACCATATTCAAAGCAACGGAAGCTAGTTGGTTATGTTCCTCAAAGAGGGTCAGTGGATTGGGATTTTCCGACAAACTCTTTAGATGTTGTGTTAATGGGGAGATATGGTCATATTGGATGGTTCAAAAGACCAAGCAAAAAGGATGTGGAATTTGCACTAGAATGTCTGGATAAAGTCGGGATGAAAGAGTATGCAAACAGACAAATTAGTCAGTTATCGGGTGGGCAGCAGCAGCGAGTCTTTTTAGCTCGCGCTCTTGCTCAAGATGCAACCGTATACTTGATGGATGAACCGTTTGTCGGTGTAGATGCAGCTACAGAAAAGGCAATTATCTCATTATTAAATGAACTCAAGGCACAAGGGAAAACCGTATTAGTTGTTCACCATGATTTACAAACGGTGAAAGAATACTTTGATTGGGTATTGCTCTTAAATCTACGAAAAATTGCGATTGGTCCTACTGAGGAAGTATTCACGGTCGATCATTTGCAAAAGACATACGGTGGTAGACTAGCATTTTTAGATCAAACGATAGGTTAGAGAGGAGGGAGTAAACCATGTTAGACACGTTACTTTCTTTACTACAAGATTCAAATACTCAATGGGTGCTCCTCGGTACAATGTTACTAGGGCTGGCAAGTGGTGTGTTAGGTAGTTTTGCATTATTAAAGAAACAAAGTTTACTAGGAGATGCAATGGCTCACGCAGCACTTCCAGGAATTTGCTTGGCATTTCTTTTGACAGGAGAAAAATCAATACTCTCCTTTATGATAGGTGCCGCTGTGTTAGGGTATCTTGCCAGTTTTTTTATTACAATGATTACGAAGCATTCCCGAATAAAAGAAGATACAGCCATTGGACTTGTGTTGTCAGTCTTTTTTGGAATCGGTATTGTCCTTCTAACATACATTGCTGGTTTAAATAACGGTAATCAAACAGGATTGAATGATTTCATATTTGGGCAGGCTGCTTCTTTGGTTGGAGCAGATGTAACGATGATGATGGCCATCTCTGGGGTATTACTCATTACTACGTTTCTATTATTTAAAGAGTTAAAGCTCGTGACGTTCGACGTACAATTTGCACAAGGAATTGGTTTGCCTGTCAGTTTGTTAAATGGCCTATTGATGCTGTTAATTGTAAGTAGCGTTGTTATTGGCTTACAGGCAGTTGGAGTTGTGTTGATGTCTGCAATGCTCATTACTCCTGCCATTAGTGCGAGATACTGGACGGATCGGTTAGACATCATGGTTATTATTTCAGGAAGCATTGGGGCCATATCAGGAATAGTAGGAACATTGTTAAGTACAGTTGCAAACGGTATGCCAACGGGTCCACTTATTATCATATCGGCAACCTTTATTTTTCTCATCTCTCTTATTTTCTCACCGAAAAGAGGATTAGTAACAAAAGCATGGAGATATTACAAGCTACGAAAATTGACCGAGAAACAACACCTGCTACAAGAGATTTACGAGGCTATAGAGGGGACTGGTCAGGACAGTATTATTCACCTATCCCAAATAGGTGGAAAGAAAAGGATAATATCGTATTTGATTCAAAAGGGATTGCTTATTCCTGTAAAGGATGACTCTATTAAACTGACGAATGCAGGATTAACTGAAGCATATGAAATTGTACTAAATAATCGATTGATGGAAGTGTATTTGATGAATGAAATGAAGTTTGCCCACCTTCAAATCCCAGAAAATCAAACTCTATCATTTTTGTCTTTACCTAAAAAAGAACAAAATGAGTTAGTAAACTTACTGTCCCACTATGACAGAAGTCCAAAACTACAGCCCATTCATAACAGGTACTTTAATGGAGGTGTTCATCATGAGTTATGATATTTGGATTATCGCAACAGGTGCTCTTGTAGGTATCTCTTGCGGTATGGTGGGATGCTTCTTACTACTAAGAAAAATGGCAATGCTTGCTGATGCAATAAGCCATACTGTTTTACTTGGAATTGTCAGTGCTTTTCTTGTTAGTCATTCATTATCAGGAATCTCCATGCTAATTGGGGCATTAATTGTCGGGTTATTAACAGCTTATTTTGTACAATTACTGGATCAAAGTGGTGTTCAAACAGATGCAGCTATTGGGGTTGTCTTCACTTCCCTGTTCGCCCTGGGAGTCATTTTAATATCTCTTTTCGCTGATCAAGTTCATATTGATGCTGATCATGCGTTAATGGGGGAAATTGCCTTTGTTCCATGGGATACAATCATGGTATTTGGTTATTTGATACCAAAAGCAGTTCTTTTATTAAGTAGTGTGTTCATGTTGAATCTATTCTTAATATTGTTATT
This genomic interval carries:
- a CDS encoding flotillin family protein codes for the protein MELLKFLMFLIPVLVLAGIGGIFWWFYMKLRYKTAKSNQALIIAGPKLGNPDKETNIFTDEEGRSMKIIRGGGHLLRMHQTHTPVDLTSFQLKLTTPRVYTSGGVPIVADAVAMVKVADTLKGIAIYAEQFLGKKQNEIESEISEVLNANLRAILSKLTVEEINEDREKFNADVQKIAQKQLDEMGFKITSLGLTDLRDADETNGYLENLGRPRIAHVRQLAETAEAESDKITRIKRAEADKEAKEQEYQRQIEISETRKEVDLKEAANKEETERARAKSEQAYALEKTILDKKVQEETLKLEAQRKEEELRIKHLERERQVKLEEEEAKVRKAKADADYYETTKKAEAEANKAKIDGDTKAEIKRKEGLVEAEVIERKGKAEAEAKRLLAQAIAEHGEVIIIEKLIEMLPLYAREIAAPLSNIESVKIIDTGDGKGVSSFGKSITQTMAQIQEPLKEMTGLDVTKLLTDAVNRGNTHTIIREEKVAVPSENHVESMNNEVAAAEEASSSTDNEDK
- a CDS encoding DUF1284 domain-containing protein, which translates into the protein MYKLRGHHLFCLLGYRGMGYSEEYVENMTHIHQKLRENPKLKVQLVKGPDQLCEKYPNSGEYHCLDENIFERDAIILQRIGLEIGQIIAWEDIEAHIRKSVVPSDIQTVCETCSWRSYGVCEEGIQDIIEGKGLRKVT
- a CDS encoding manganese transporter, with translation MMKMFCSFLILFGLIITGCSSPTVTEEEKDVITVTTTTGQIKDAVMNVGGEHVEVESLMGPGVDPHLYQASQGDIRKLTEAEIIFYNGLHLEGKMGEIFEKMSKDKPTVPIGERIPKDNLIAGDSGYSDPHIWFDIDHWILVVEAIEEELSELSPEHEEQFKKNATNYIEELKELKQYATDQMNSIPSEQKILVTAHDAFAYFGNAYSMEVRGLQGLSTDSEYGLKDVQDLVDLLVDRQIKSVFIETSISERSIQAIVEGAMKKGHTVRIGGELFSDAMGDSGTEEGTYIGMYKHNVDTIVEALK
- a CDS encoding metal ABC transporter ATP-binding protein — translated: MEPIKVENVTVAYRKKPVLQDISFTVPEGKLIGIIGPNGAGKSTLIKAMLGLVPKASGMVSIYDKPYSKQRKLVGYVPQRGSVDWDFPTNSLDVVLMGRYGHIGWFKRPSKKDVEFALECLDKVGMKEYANRQISQLSGGQQQRVFLARALAQDATVYLMDEPFVGVDAATEKAIISLLNELKAQGKTVLVVHHDLQTVKEYFDWVLLLNLRKIAIGPTEEVFTVDHLQKTYGGRLAFLDQTIG
- a CDS encoding metal ABC transporter permease; amino-acid sequence: MLDTLLSLLQDSNTQWVLLGTMLLGLASGVLGSFALLKKQSLLGDAMAHAALPGICLAFLLTGEKSILSFMIGAAVLGYLASFFITMITKHSRIKEDTAIGLVLSVFFGIGIVLLTYIAGLNNGNQTGLNDFIFGQAASLVGADVTMMMAISGVLLITTFLLFKELKLVTFDVQFAQGIGLPVSLLNGLLMLLIVSSVVIGLQAVGVVLMSAMLITPAISARYWTDRLDIMVIISGSIGAISGIVGTLLSTVANGMPTGPLIIISATFIFLISLIFSPKRGLVTKAWRYYKLRKLTEKQHLLQEIYEAIEGTGQDSIIHLSQIGGKKRIISYLIQKGLLIPVKDDSIKLTNAGLTEAYEIVLNNRLMEVYLMNEMKFAHLQIPENQTLSFLSLPKKEQNELVNLLSHYDRSPKLQPIHNRYFNGGVHHEL
- a CDS encoding metal ABC transporter permease — translated: MSYDIWIIATGALVGISCGMVGCFLLLRKMAMLADAISHTVLLGIVSAFLVSHSLSGISMLIGALIVGLLTAYFVQLLDQSGVQTDAAIGVVFTSLFALGVILISLFADQVHIDADHALMGEIAFVPWDTIMVFGYLIPKAVLLLSSVFMLNLFLILLFYKELKLCSFDAQMAIALGIPVMAIHYLLMGMVSLSTVASFDAVGAILVVAMLIAPGATAYLLTDKLNVMLMISGVVGLASAIGGYYIAYLLNVSIAGSMAMTAGILFSVTFLFSPTHGMVAKWLNQHKLKNHLEG